The following is a genomic window from Anopheles aquasalis chromosome 3, idAnoAquaMG_Q_19, whole genome shotgun sequence.
GATGTGGCAGGAGATTGTGTCCACTACCACCGAGCAGGATGTcattagtagtagcagcagcaccagcagcagcagcagcagcagcggtagtacGGAACCGTTTCAAACCATGACCTACACCGAGCTGTACAAGTATGTGACCAACCGGAGGTACGATGATCTGCTGGCTTCCTACTACTACTCCGAAGAAAGCACCGACAGTGAGGACGCGGAGTATGAAGCGAATCAGTTCCTTAGCTCGCAGGAGCTGGGAGAGAATACGATGGAACACTCGACCGTGCCACCGACTGCCAGTGAGCCAACGGAGACTAGCCAAGAGAtgtcgacgacggcggcgacaaTTCTCTCAACAGCACCTTCGTTTATGGAGAGTACAACCTCGGAGTCAGCAACTACAGAGTCTACATGGACAGAATCTGCATCTACGGGATCGTTATTCAATTCCAACGAACCGTCACTTCCAACGACAACGGAGCAGTTCGCTGATGAAACCACGATCGCAGAGCGCGCCGAGGACACCAGCAGTAACACGGACTGGTCGGTATCCGAAGGCTACACTGAGTCCGGTGGTAATATCGGGACGACAGAGAAGCCAAACCTCTGTTACCATTGGGTGTGCCCGAGCtcggaagggaaaaagaacgACAGCAAGTACCACAACGCCGACATACGTTCGCTGTGTTGGGAGACCATGTTTGGCCAGGAGTTGGCCAAACTGACGGTCATGGATTTGGTGAGAATTTAAGGGGGagggctaaggtatttaatttttttttgttgacattttgcattttccgtGAATGCCGTGAATCCTTTGAAGAGTGCTGTGTAATGTTTTTACGTATAgatagatagttttctacgaACAAATCGTTAAAATTCATCGCcagtttttggttcgaatcaaaagacttgcgcgtttaaccctcggttaggcacccgggtacccgggtacccatttcaagttttaacgaaaagatgaatgctttcccgtcaatatttttttacgaaactccggatccccaaagtacaactcatttcacaccGATTTCGCTTTAGAATTGTATTGAtatctcatatttaaaggtaattatgggccgatgaaattaaaacccgcccagtggcacccgggtacccgggtaccccatacgttggctatgcacatgagctatgtttataaactcaaaacaacactttttatcaacatttttcaatgtgttcgtgtttattaattgttaattagaaaaactacaacatttttttgaaaatttcattacgtttttcagcttttcaacgagcaataggagaaaaataagcaacatattttgataccttttatgtgcaatttaaattatgtattatttcttaaactgattaaaaatggttcgtgtagtgtaattttcttgaCACATGAGTAAatcatacactaatcttcaacaaaaagggtttaggcggcattttcgtagaccacagagaccaatatacatggtgcgttcagaaagtaatgagactggattttcctgacgaaacggtttgagataaggtattgaattttatacgccaacatagaggcaggatttagctattcaacgcactttatttcattcggctatgacaaactgaatgaaaatgggacaatttttcgtgaaccatgtttttagttgatgtaacatcgtagaacgccccctttctatggaccactggcACAGCCCGGATCATCACGGATCGCTTTCCTGGCATAGAGCACGCAAAcggaaatgtatgaggacttgatgaattactggcaccaacggaatgtttttttgtaggtccggatgatccgcgccagaccaatggtccatagaaaggggacattctacggtgttacataAACTAAAatcatggttcacgaaaaatcgtcccattttctttcagttggtcatagccgaacgaaataaagtgcgattgatagctaaaaccttcctctaccttatcgtaaaaaattaaacacgttatctcaaaccgttttgtcagaaaaatcaattctcattactttctgaacgcaccatgtagcaactggtctgatctcctagctcaattgtgcccaattaactcaattgtttatgcctcaaaagtgccttatgacaattcaaaactgatttattcgaagaaatcaataatttaaattggttttggtttggtttggtggtttttaaagaaaaattggttccgaagactcttaaattagttctagaacactATTTTTGGTATAAAACTGATAAAGACTGCGGAACAATAACTTTACTATGCAAtacacataagtggggtacccgggtacccggctgcccaacgaaggggtaaacgccgggtgcccaaccgagggttaagcgacgaacccggtttgaatAGAGTAGGTTAAATTTTTCCACCTgccaaaatctgccaaatatcgaaaaattggaagtTCAGCAAAAAATCAACGGGGTTACCTGGACAAACTTATTATCTAACAAAAACATCGTGGTTGGCACCGGAAAAACTACCTGTTCGAAGACACGCctaatattcttgaaaagttgtagttcaaTATGGCAGTCACTTGATAAAATTAAgtgaaatggtttcttcacaaaaagtTGACCCAAAGGATCTTTCTTTGGACCCGAGAGTTCTAGATACTAAGACAGGGCTCTCATAATGGATTCTCTTTTCTCCCCAGCTCGTAACCATTATATCCACGCTGATCCTGGACTTTGTGAGGGCACTGTTCGTGCGCTACATGAacaactgctggtgctgggatTTGGAGAAAAAGTTTCCAAAGGTAAGGGGTAGCATGGGCACCTCTTGCCATTCCTAATGTGTAAACTTCACGTCTCTATCCCGGTTCCAGTACGGGGACTTTAAGATCGCGGAAAACATCCTCCATCTCGTCAACAACCAGGGCATGGTGTGGATGGGCATGTTCTTCTCGCCCGGCCTGGCCGTCCTCAACATCGTCAAGCTGGTGATCATCCTCTACCTACGCTCCTGGACCGTGCTGACCTGCAACGTACCGCACGAGGTCGTGTTCCGGGCGTCCCGCTCGAACAACTTCTACTTTGCCCTCCTGCTGACGATGCTGTTCCTCTGCGTGCTGCCGGTAAGCTACGCGATCGTCTTTCTCGAACCCTCCTGGCACTGCGGGCCGTTCTCGACCTCGAACCGGATCTACCATCTGCTCACGGATGCGACCGaccatttcatttcgccaAAGATCGCCAAGTACATCGTCTCACCGGCGGCCATCATACCGCTGCTCGTGCTACTGATACTGATCATCTACTACCTCATCTCGCTAACCGGTTCGCTGCGCGAGGCAAACCAAGACCTAAAGCTCCAGCTCCGGAAGGAGCGTACCgaggagcgaaggaaaatgttCAAAATCGCCACCAGCGtcacccagcagcaacagcagcagggccaGTCCGGTCCGGGCCAAACCGTCGGCATCAATGGGCTGTCGAGCTCGTGGAACAAGGTGCTCGACTCAACGCAGCTGCGTCTTCAATCGACCTCGGAAAACGTGACCGACGACAACTCGGAGCACTCGTCCAGCAAACACAAGGAGTTGCTGCAGCGCATGATGAAAAAGGCACTCCAAAAGGAACACTCGCTGGAAGCGTTGAGCCCCTCGACTCAGCCACCAACGAACACTGCCACTCCGACCGTAAACTCGCCCGAATCAGCACTTCCCCTCGTTGcgaccgaaaacgaaaagccATTGCAGCGGGCAAGTGGTGTCCCTAGACCACCGAAACCCCTCGAAACCGGAGAAACCGGCGATGTGTTCCGGTTTGATCGTCGCTCCGTTGAGCAGATCAATGCGGCCGAGAAAAAGAGCACAAaggagaaagagcaagagGAAGAGCAGGAAAAGGATGCAGAGGCTGCACAGAGGAAAAAGTTCGAACGGAACCGTCCATCGACGGCGGATCGGTTCCGGGCGGCCGCACTAGCGGAGCGACGCCGCACCCAGAACAAAACGGCGGACTGGATCGAGAAGATTCCCGTCATCACGATCAGCAAAACGTCGAGCGACGAGTGTATCATCGATTCGGACGATCCGGAAGATGGCAAACAGGCGCGAAGGCAGGAGCACCAGGTGTTGGCGAATCTGCGCGACGAGCGTCCCAGCTCCAAGCGatcgaccacgaccacggtgacggtgaagaaGTGAACGGAGTGGAGGTCGGAGTGCCATCACTAGGCACTAAAAAAAACGACCCTTTGATAGCAAATCGAATTGCGTGTGATCCCCTTTCGCGATCGATCcaatgtgtgtctgtgcaccATACCCTTTATTTACACGCGTGTGCATCTGTGagtgttggtgtgtctgtttttttttttaaagagatGTCCTCCTGGTCCTGGACCACCACCCCGTCGTCTTCTTAATCCCCTTTTTATCGATAAACATTTGAACAATGGAAATATAAATATACTCGATGTTGAACGTTTTTAGCCTCTTTATGACGGTCAGGTCTCTTTTGTGTTCGTCCTTCTGGAATGGCATCCGAAAATCCAATTCTTCAATCCAAAAATTCTTATTAGAACCGTTTGTTGACAGTTCATGATCGCGATACGCACGCTTCTCGCTGAAGATAGTGCGTACGATTGGTGAATACCGACCTGGCTCGATCGTCAACGCCTGCGCTGCttgcttgtggtggtgatgtgccGACGACGGCAGTAGGGTTTTACATCCCTCTTTCGGGGAAGAAGGCGATCTCGTGTGTGCATCACCCGccctcgtcaccgtcatcgacGACGAAAATAAAGTCGCGCTTATGCTTATGCGTTCCTACcaatacacatacacatgtaAGCACgtccacgatcgcgatcgtgcatAGACGGCAACATAGACGAAAAATCATAAACGTTCCGCGTTCCGAGGGCTGAGATCGCGGCGCACCGCAGTACAACGTTGACGTTTCGTGGGACGTTCATCCCTTCTTGGTGCGGACTGGTGGAGGCGGTCCGAGCTCGGCGCTTGGTGTACGAGTGACCTaaagtgcagcagcggcatcatctgcttctgcagcagcatctgctgtGCCGTGTGTCTGCAAACAGATTTcctgtgtttttgtgtggccaCAGAAAGTGGGCTTTTCCCGGTGGTGTCCGAAAAAGGTGAATAGAATAGGAAGAGTGTTTGCTAGTGTTTGGGCGCTGTCTGCCTCGAAGCGAATGGCCAGATTGCGGTGCCAAGAGAGGCACGACCGTACGGAATGTTTGTCTTTCACCGTCGCTCTTCCGCTGATCCGATTCGCTGCTTccagcagacgacgacgacgacgaagaccgTGTGCCTAACATAAACATCTCGTCTCGATCGCGTTAGAGGGtgcatatgtgtgtgtctggatATCTTATGTCTTTAGGAAAAAAGGTAGAGAGAAGATGTAAAAATGATCTTTACCGTTTCTGCGCGGTGTAACCAGCGAACCAACTGGATTTAAACTCGAGAGTAATCGTGTTCAACATGGTtcttgtttttggaaaaagacAATGAAGTGACGCAGTGTGTGTTACCATGGCAACCTGGTGATAAATTTTAGGACAAAACAAAGTGCGATCGCGCTGTgcaacgaaagtgaaacttaaacaaaaaagcggggagagggagaaaccTCATTCAGAACCCGTTCCGACTGTCCAGATGGTTTCGGGGATGGGGACCATCAGCGAGACGCTCGTTGTCCGTTCTTGATACTTATTCTCAGCGCGTTATCAGCGGAGACGAGATAAGCCACAGCACTCCGGGTGCTTGAGAATGGACTGCCACTGCGGctgatgaatggaaaatgttaCGAAATCTCCGGACAGTAAAACCAAGGGGGGAAAACGCGAAGCAAACCAAGATTCTAGATTAGCTCCGCCCTGCTCCGTGATCTTCAGAGAGTCCGGTGCCAGATCCGTCGCTCCAACGGATAGGAATTGTAAAAATAAAGACGGCACCAAGACACCCAAGGCAAGTCACGGTACTGCtggcggcggtgctgctgctgctgcagcagcatgtggTGCAGCAAATCGCCGAGCGAAGCACGATTTGTGGGGAACTCGGCAAACACACATGCCTGCTCTCTGCCAGGACACAGGGCCACACCAGGCCCGAAGTTGCGGTGCATTGCAATTTGAGATCCTCAAGCAGCATAAATGCTTATTGTCTAGAAGAGGGGCTGCAGCTAGAGTAGAGGCAGGTGCTCGTTGTTTAGTCTCCCTTTCCCCCTCTCCCCAAGCTGCCCGATCCCCTGTGCACTCCGATGATGACGGCATCAAAAGACAAACATTGAGTCTAAGCGAAAAATCTGTACGCCCAACCCGGGGGACGTGATTCCAGTACGTGCCTATGGTGATCTTATCCGGTAGCTCCGTCGAGCTCCTCTCTGCGATGAAATCATTCTTTATTTTGTTCGTCTCTCGATTCGGTCGAGCAGATGGTGGTTTCTTGGGTGCGATCACAGCACTGCGATACTGCTGCAGGttgctggtgggtgggtggatcgGCTTGGCATACATTGTGTTTACATTTGCAGCGTTCACACCATGCCCCATCGATCGCCAACTGATcattttcggttgttttgctGCGCGGTGAAACACATTGCCACGTCCGGGGACACAACCGACCATGGCCGGGCGCGGAAAACTCCGACGAAAATTCGTTAACGATCACACTAACGATCGCAACCCCCCCTTGTACCATGCGTATGCTAATATGCTTTCTCTCTtgtctctccctgtctctctctctctctctctctctctctctctctctctctctctctctctctctttctctctctctttctctctctctctctctctctctctctctctactgcaacaaaaaaagagtaGCCGGTGATCTCACACTATCGCTTGCCGTTCGAATTCTCCTTCCGGAAGCGCGCTGTGTCCTGGTTTGAGCCGATAAGAAGCTCAACCAGCCAGAGCTCGACGGAGTTGAGTACTAGTGCTCGCTAGTGCcttgagagagcgagagcagcaacCAGTAGAAGAAGAACGTTATGCTCCAGCCCCAATGTGCCGGGGTGGCAGCATCTCCGTGAACTACGGCCAGTCGCCAGTCGTTTCGAAACGCTCCCGGGGGCGTGAAGTGATCGTGGATCGTAGACAGTGGAGCTAGAGACAGGAAGGAGCAGCTGGAGTGGTGCTCGATTCAGTGAATTCAAATAAAACAGTGTCGTGAGGTGTGTGCTGGACGGTATACCGTCCTGTGTCTCCCGCCCCCAACCCCATAAGCCAAAGTTTGTTGCAACTAGACAAAGATGAGGCCGAGGATCGGAACGAGCCTCGCCATCGTGCTAGTGTGCTGTGCATTGAGTGCAGTGAGTGCGAACGAGAATACACACTACAGCCCACCGCTGGAATGCATCGATCGGTACGGACGGCCACAGGTATGGATTAACGAAGAACCTGATTCTAATTCCCGCTTCAAaagccacaaccacaaacatACACCCAAGCACGCATTAGGATTGATAGCACTCGGAATAGAAGGGGTTAAAGAGCAGCCAGTGGATTGGGAAACCGACCGGCCCTTACATTGTCTTATCGCTCCTCAAAACTACGCTCCTCAATTGGCCCACGGTCTCATTTAGACCAATTCTCATTCAATCTCTACCCCAGCGCTCCAGGCCATGCTGGAGATGCTGGACAATTAGCGAGTTTCGCTCCACCTCATCCGCTATTAGCAAATTGCGCTGGCGCTCAGTGATTTAACTACCATCATCTTTTCTGTTGAGACGTTTGGTTGCGGGCACTTCAAGAAATTGGTCTTGACTACACGGGATTCGTACTTAGTAGCGACAGACACTAGCAGGAAGCACTCTCTCGAATGGAAGACGtcgtcaacgtcgtcgtcgtcgtcgtcgtcgtcggctagCGAACGTCTCCGGAAGCGACTTTATCAGCtattttaaaccatttcttCTGGGGGTTCTTGCGATAAGCGGCAGCGGACCATACTGCAAGGGCTGCccctcctgtctctctctctctctctctctctctctctctctctctctctctctctctctctctctctctctctctctgtcactcttTGAACTTCTATCGACACATTCCTGCCAGTCCCggacgcgtgtgtgtgtggtgtggagttAAATTGTAAAACCCTCTCTCTTCTGGCGCGTACTTGTGAGATGCTGGTTCTTACCCGATTCCCGATCCCGTTTCTTCACgcgttctgttctgctctCCTCCACATTCCACAGCGCTGTATACCGGAGTTTGAGAATGCGGCCTACCAGCTGGAGGTGGAGGCAACCAACACGTGCGGCCAGGACAGCGATACGGACTTTTGCGTTCAGACCGGCTACTCGAACCGGAAGAGCTGCGATGTGTGCCGTGCCGGTGAACATTCGCCGATCTACCTCACCGATTACCACGAGCAGAACAAAGCGACCTGGTGGCAGTCGGAAACGATGTTCGAGGGCGTACAGTACCCGAACCAGGTCAACCTGACGCTGAAACTTGGCAAATCGTTCGACATCACCTTCATCCGGTTGGTGTTCCATTCACCGCGGCCCGAATCGTTCGCCATCTACAAGCGTGTCACACCGAACGGACCCTGGATCCCGTACCAGTACTACAGTGCGACCTGCCGCGATACCTACGGCCTCCcggattcggtttcggtgatgAGCGGTGAAGATGAGTCGCGGGCACTGTGCACCAGCGAGTACAGCGATATCTCACCGTTGCGCGATGGTAACATTGCGTTTTCGTCACTCGAGGGTCGCCCGTCGGCCATCAACTTCGACCACAATCCGGAACTGCAGCAGTGGGTGACGGCCACCGACATCCGGATCACGCTCGATCGGCTCAACACGTTCGGTGACGAGGTGTTTGGTGATGCGCAGGTCCTGAAGTCGTACTTTTACGCGATTGCCGACATCACGGTTGGTGCGCGGTGCAAGTGCAACGGGCATGCGAGCGAGTGCACGACCAGCACGGGACTGGAGGGCCAACGGACGCGCGTCTGCAAGTGTATGCACTTCACCGACGGACCGGACTGTGACCGGTGTTTGCCGTTCTACAACGATGCACCGTGGGGCCGAGCCACGTCGAAGAATGTGCACGAGTGTAAACGTAAGTTTTGATGTGCACGGTCGATCCATTTTCCCGactgtgctctctctctctctctttttctctgttttgggCATACCGGGTGGGGGGCGAGTTGCCGTAAATGGAGTTACTGGCGTGCAGCGGCGGCCCATTTCTGGATTTGGCTGGCTTCAGTTGACCTGAAGCTGCGTTCCATCAAGTTCTTGGACCGAGGGCCCAGTACGGACCTGTCCAGCGTTCAGTGATGAAGCATCTGGATGTTTGTCTTTTGTTACCGCtggtgctactactgttgctgctgctgcagctagtACGGACGGAACCATTTCCGGCGTATTACTACACCTATCGTGATCGGAAGAGTGGTTCCGTGCCACGATATTTCGACTACCTCGTCAACTGTACGGCACACTTGATTGTGCATGTTACTAGATTTCCCAGCTCAACCTCAAacgtttcttttctctttcttatcttctctctcgctcccacTCTAAGCCTGCAACTGTAACGGTTACTCCACGAAGTGCTTCTTCGATCGCCATCTGTACAACCTGAccggccacggtggccactgtATGGACTGTGGTGCGAACCGTGATGGGCCGAACTGCGAGCGGTGCAAGGAGAACTTCTTCATGCGCGACGACGGGTACTGCATCAACTGCGCTTGCGATCCGGTCGGTTCACGGTCGCTCCAGTGTAATGCCGAGGGACGGTGCCAGTGTAAACCGGGCGTCACCGGCGATAAGTGCGATCGGTGTGACAGTAACTACTACAGCTTTGGGCCACACGGTTGCCAGCCGTGTAATTGCGATGTGCGTGGTTCGCGGGACAACACGCCATCGTGCGATCCGGTAACGGGCGCCTGTGACTGTAAGGAGAACGTCGAGGGACGCCACTGTCGGGAGTGCCGGCTTGGGTACTTTAATCTGGATGCGGAGAACAAGTTCGGTTGTACACCGTGCTTCTGTTACGGCCATACGCTCGAGTGTACGAGCGCCAACGGGTACTCGATCACTTCGACGACGTCGAGCTTCAACAAGCACAAGGAAAAGTGGACCGCAGTCACGGATACGGGCGTGTCGGTGGACGTGAAGTACAACACGCACAGCCAatcgatcggtgtcggtgcgaaTGGGTACCGGACGGTGTACTTCCTAGCGCCGGATCGTTTCCTCGGTGATCAGCGAGCGTCGTACAATCGGTTGCTCAAGTTCCGGTTGCAGCTGGTCGGGCAACAGCGCGTTGACGTCAGCCCGTACGATGTGGTGCTGGAgagtggcaacagcagcatctcgctACCGATCTTCGCCCAGAACCAGCGGATGCCGAGTGAGGAATCGCACGAGTTTGCGTTCCGGTTGCACGAAAATCCGGACTACACCTGGACACCGTCGAATTCGGCTCGGGGTTTTATGTCGATCCTGAGTAACCTGACGGCGATCAAGATTCGGGCGATCTACAGTGATTACGGGGAGgcggtgctggatgatgtgGAGTTGCAGACGGCACACCGGGGGGCTGCGGGACGTCCGGCGACCTGGATCGAGCAGTGTACCTGCCCGGTTGGGTATTTGGGACAGTTCTGTGAATCGTGCGCCCCTGGTTATCGTCACAATCCGGCCCGGGGTGGCCCATTTATGCCGTGCATTCCGTGCGATTGTAACAAGCATGCCGAGATCTGCGATTCGGAGACGGGACTGTGCATCTGTCAGCACAATACGGCCGGTGAGACGTGCGACAAGTGTGCCAAGGGATACTACGGGAATGCGCTGGGTGGTACGCCGTACGATTGTAAGCGTTGTCCGTGCCCGAACAACGGGGCTTGCATGCAGATGGCGGGCGATACGGTCATCTGTCTCGAGTGTCCGGTAGGATACTTTGGTAAGTTGCTCACTGGTGCGCTCTATTCGATTGATCGTATTTGTtaatgaattgtttttcgcttttttttatcgcccacaaaaaaaacaggatcaCGCTGTGAGCTCTGTTCCGATGGATACTACGGTGATCCGACTGGTGTCCACGGTGCGGTACGTGTTTGCCAACCGTGCGACTGCAACGGCAACGTGGACCAGAATGCGGTCGGCAACTGTAACCGGACGACGGGCGAGTGTCTCAAGTGTATCCACAACACGGCCGGTCCGCACTGTGACCAGTGCTTGCCAGGTAAGCCACAGCCGGAGCAATCCGGGAGTCGAGTAACGGGTTTATAAGCTATTGTCGGAGTTTGGTGACATTGAATCGTGTCCGTTATCAAAGTGATAAGATAAGACCGAGGCAGAGCCGCGACAACGGGCGCTGCGAATTCCAAAGCAAACGCGACGATGAATCGTTGCTGGAGTGCGTTGTGCCTGGTGTGGAGCGCTCTGGCGCTTCTGTCTGGAGCTACCTGTCCCGAGGGTGCTAATTCCGCTCCGCTTCCGTCTTAAGTTCTCTAATCGTTTCCACATTCGCTTCCAGGTCACTTTGGCGATCCGCTGGCAGAACCGCACGGTAGCTGCGAGGAGTGTAGCTGCTATCCGCACGGTACCGAGCAGACGGAGAAGGGCATCTCGATCTGTGACTCGATCAACGGTGACTGTCACTGCAAACCGAACGTCGTGGGACGCATCTGTAACGAGTGCAAGAACGGCTACTGGAACATTGTGTCCGGCAATGGGTGCGAGAGCTGCAACTGCGATCCGATCGGTAGCTTCAACGCGTCCTGTGACATCTTCAACGGCGAGTGCTTCTGCAAACCGGGCGTGGTCGGCAAGAAATGCGACAAGTGTGCGGCCGCTCACTACGGCTTCTCGGACGAGGGATGCCGTGCTTGCGAGTGTGATCCGAGCGGATCAAAGGGTACACAGTGCGACCAGTACGGGCAGTGTCCGTGTAATGAGAATGTGGAGGGCCgtcggtgcgatcggtgcaAGGAGAACAAGTACGATCGCCA
Proteins encoded in this region:
- the LOC126578091 gene encoding laminin subunit gamma-1, whose translation is MRPRIGTSLAIVLVCCALSAVSANENTHYSPPLECIDRYGRPQRCIPEFENAAYQLEVEATNTCGQDSDTDFCVQTGYSNRKSCDVCRAGEHSPIYLTDYHEQNKATWWQSETMFEGVQYPNQVNLTLKLGKSFDITFIRLVFHSPRPESFAIYKRVTPNGPWIPYQYYSATCRDTYGLPDSVSVMSGEDESRALCTSEYSDISPLRDGNIAFSSLEGRPSAINFDHNPELQQWVTATDIRITLDRLNTFGDEVFGDAQVLKSYFYAIADITVGARCKCNGHASECTTSTGLEGQRTRVCKCMHFTDGPDCDRCLPFYNDAPWGRATSKNVHECKPCNCNGYSTKCFFDRHLYNLTGHGGHCMDCGANRDGPNCERCKENFFMRDDGYCINCACDPVGSRSLQCNAEGRCQCKPGVTGDKCDRCDSNYYSFGPHGCQPCNCDVRGSRDNTPSCDPVTGACDCKENVEGRHCRECRLGYFNLDAENKFGCTPCFCYGHTLECTSANGYSITSTTSSFNKHKEKWTAVTDTGVSVDVKYNTHSQSIGVGANGYRTVYFLAPDRFLGDQRASYNRLLKFRLQLVGQQRVDVSPYDVVLESGNSSISLPIFAQNQRMPSEESHEFAFRLHENPDYTWTPSNSARGFMSILSNLTAIKIRAIYSDYGEAVLDDVELQTAHRGAAGRPATWIEQCTCPVGYLGQFCESCAPGYRHNPARGGPFMPCIPCDCNKHAEICDSETGLCICQHNTAGETCDKCAKGYYGNALGGTPYDCKRCPCPNNGACMQMAGDTVICLECPVGYFGSRCELCSDGYYGDPTGVHGAVRVCQPCDCNGNVDQNAVGNCNRTTGECLKCIHNTAGPHCDQCLPGHFGDPLAEPHGSCEECSCYPHGTEQTEKGISICDSINGDCHCKPNVVGRICNECKNGYWNIVSGNGCESCNCDPIGSFNASCDIFNGECFCKPGVVGKKCDKCAAAHYGFSDEGCRACECDPSGSKGTQCDQYGQCPCNENVEGRRCDRCKENKYDRHQGCLDCPACYNLVQDAANEHREKLGRLTSILNDIQSKPIVIDDSEFAGKLHAVQEKIDILLEDAKSGSGGGEKTLNEMLEDLEERLVEVQKLLDNADQSLEVTNRKIGQGGHNATLANGKIQDARRQLDDAVELLQTEGNTALGRAREISGHLGNQTNQISGISREARQYADRFKAEADANMKQAQEAQEKALEALKKANNAIVQQSNVTKELAATVTTEIAQVRNKLNAVSKLTDQALTRAREVNDEALTLFAAVNRTTPPNIDINQIKKEAAAYNREADRLAEELNSKIDGNSKLLNNVVENIQLAEALLSRAEIQKEEAVTALKQLQYAKELAEKAVAEGDGTLRKANYTYHTLAGFKNQVEESSKRANDALALVPNIERQMQVSLELLEAAEGALLAASRNAEDARKNAQVAQDKYAEEASKLAESIKKRANATKNTARDLHHEADQLNGRLAKTDNRLEEREAQVRKDLNLTNEAKEKVGQAQLNSNEAKLQVDKALKEVNLIMSELANLREIDVNSLDDLERRLSTAEKELEDAQLTRRLATLTEAKNVQNQNIKSYQRELAELRLEVDNIELIAKSLPDGCFKRTHLEP